In Arthrobacter sp. PAMC25284, a single genomic region encodes these proteins:
- a CDS encoding ABC transporter ATP-binding protein, translated as MDAPEMSSALHQPTVVVDDISVVYRTKNQPAGRTNTRKTLWQALGRGAGADSAVRTTALRNVSFVANKGDSIGVIGRNGSGKSTLMKVLAGLIIPDTGSVYASSNPILLGVNAALITSMSGAQNIRLGCLAMGMSHSEIDAKYDAIVEMSGLEHEIYHPMNSYSSGMGARLRFAIAAAVDPEILLVDEALNTGDAQFKERSKMRMQQVTQQAGTVFIVSHSLSTITSTCNRAIWIDKGDFVMDGTPDDVAKEYRNFIWRINEGNADYGRQIRAELMASLPEIRTTLLPNGWKRAR; from the coding sequence ATGGACGCGCCTGAGATGTCCTCGGCTCTGCATCAGCCGACCGTGGTGGTGGACGACATCTCCGTCGTCTACCGGACCAAGAACCAGCCTGCAGGCCGGACCAACACCCGGAAAACACTCTGGCAGGCCCTGGGCCGGGGTGCCGGTGCCGACAGTGCCGTGCGGACTACCGCCCTGCGAAACGTGTCCTTCGTCGCCAACAAAGGCGATTCGATCGGAGTCATTGGCCGCAACGGATCCGGCAAGAGCACCTTGATGAAGGTCCTGGCCGGCCTGATCATTCCCGACACCGGTAGCGTCTACGCCTCCAGCAACCCGATCCTGCTCGGGGTTAATGCCGCTCTCATCACGTCCATGTCCGGGGCACAGAACATCCGGCTTGGATGCCTGGCCATGGGCATGAGCCACAGCGAAATCGACGCGAAGTATGACGCCATCGTGGAAATGTCGGGACTCGAACACGAGATCTATCACCCGATGAACTCCTACTCATCCGGGATGGGCGCACGGCTTCGCTTTGCGATTGCCGCGGCCGTAGACCCCGAAATCCTTCTGGTTGATGAGGCGCTGAATACCGGTGACGCCCAGTTCAAGGAGCGCTCGAAGATGCGCATGCAGCAAGTCACGCAGCAGGCCGGAACGGTCTTCATCGTCAGCCACAGCCTCAGCACCATCACCTCCACCTGCAACCGGGCCATCTGGATCGACAAAGGCGACTTTGTGATGGACGGGACACCGGACGACGTTGCCAAGGAATACCGGAACTTCATCTGGCGGATCAACGAGGGCAATGCGGACTACGGCCGTCAAATCCGCGCCGAATTGATGGCGAGCCTGCCGGAAATCCGCACCACGCTGTTGCCCAACGGCTGGAAGCGCGCCCGGTAA
- a CDS encoding glycosyltransferase family 2 protein, with amino-acid sequence MPIPSVVVGSAGRSMAKLALDLGLDYAPTDWQRRDPGLTSDWQHTVPADQLWWGSYVVDAESLVEARKLLPLFRSEGRTQRFVLVIRGFFPAAGFSVWTPRSLQAKAETSAMTVPGLGFAVAVDGGNWVNVHAAAVAALACCSVAAPRPVLGGLRVGITDAADTAWLGGDALGSFMTAQLLDPEPDDIYSVDVVVGSAQPAKHLRAEPGRVTPPVWTPTGTLLPPVDTAVISPMGFLPYPNQPARTLEPHDLGGGELTEADLAALRPHSYLEVDGDRFDGMDWALARHLSQLAVAGVPMLTRALSAPACSLLGEHLLERIQAFDAADPCVLRESKSIELRRAALDLYSPRAVWNTVLGQLGKPLIPLPSVSVVLATRRPDKLASALVQLARQSWDAVEVVVVLHGFDADLPEVRRAVEGYPGELQVRSAPASMVFGDVLNLGVGAASGDLVCKMDDDDWYGEHHLRDLVHAKDFSGATLVGAQVEFVYLESLDITTRRPPVGERYADHVAGGTMMLGRDDLRHLGGWRPVHRAVDRCLLQAVQAAGGLIYRSHGQNYLMHRHSGTDSHGGHTWNPEDSVFLQSIAEQWDGFRPPPQLGVGKAAKGARAQAFRSHFSDFSH; translated from the coding sequence ATGCCGATCCCTTCCGTCGTCGTCGGCTCGGCAGGACGTTCCATGGCCAAGTTGGCCTTGGATCTTGGGCTTGACTACGCCCCGACAGACTGGCAGCGCCGCGATCCTGGCCTCACTTCGGACTGGCAGCATACTGTCCCTGCGGACCAGTTGTGGTGGGGCAGCTACGTCGTTGACGCGGAGTCGTTGGTCGAAGCACGGAAGCTGCTTCCCCTGTTCCGCAGCGAGGGCAGAACGCAACGTTTCGTCCTTGTCATCAGGGGATTCTTCCCCGCTGCAGGTTTTTCCGTCTGGACTCCCCGCAGTCTTCAGGCCAAGGCCGAGACTTCCGCCATGACAGTTCCGGGGCTCGGGTTCGCCGTGGCGGTTGACGGCGGAAATTGGGTGAACGTCCATGCTGCGGCAGTTGCGGCTCTGGCCTGCTGCTCAGTCGCTGCGCCGCGGCCGGTACTGGGCGGACTGCGGGTCGGCATCACGGACGCCGCCGACACGGCGTGGCTCGGCGGCGATGCTCTGGGCAGTTTTATGACTGCGCAGCTCCTGGATCCCGAGCCGGATGATATCTATTCCGTCGATGTGGTGGTTGGCAGCGCGCAGCCCGCTAAACACCTACGGGCCGAGCCGGGGCGCGTAACGCCGCCTGTCTGGACCCCAACGGGCACTCTACTGCCTCCCGTTGATACGGCAGTTATCTCACCGATGGGGTTTCTGCCCTACCCGAACCAGCCAGCGCGGACTCTCGAACCACACGATCTCGGCGGGGGAGAGCTGACCGAAGCCGACCTGGCCGCATTGCGGCCGCACAGTTACCTGGAAGTCGACGGCGATCGCTTTGACGGCATGGATTGGGCGTTGGCACGGCACTTGTCCCAGCTTGCTGTGGCCGGCGTGCCCATGCTGACCCGTGCTCTGTCGGCTCCGGCGTGTTCGCTGCTCGGGGAGCACCTGCTCGAACGAATCCAGGCGTTCGATGCCGCCGACCCCTGCGTTCTGCGCGAGTCGAAGTCAATCGAGCTTCGCCGGGCCGCGCTGGATCTTTACAGCCCGCGCGCCGTCTGGAACACCGTGCTGGGTCAGCTTGGCAAGCCTCTCATTCCCTTGCCGTCCGTCAGCGTGGTGCTCGCCACCCGCCGGCCTGACAAGCTGGCCTCAGCCTTGGTTCAGCTGGCACGCCAGAGCTGGGATGCCGTGGAAGTGGTAGTGGTGCTGCACGGTTTCGACGCCGACCTGCCCGAGGTACGGCGCGCCGTCGAAGGCTATCCCGGCGAACTGCAAGTGCGCTCCGCTCCCGCCAGCATGGTTTTCGGCGACGTGTTGAATCTCGGCGTCGGTGCCGCCAGCGGTGATCTCGTCTGCAAGATGGACGACGACGACTGGTACGGCGAACACCATCTTCGGGACCTCGTCCACGCGAAAGATTTCAGTGGAGCCACCTTGGTGGGGGCACAGGTTGAATTCGTCTACCTGGAAAGCCTGGACATCACCACACGCCGTCCTCCGGTGGGCGAGCGGTATGCGGACCATGTGGCGGGCGGGACCATGATGCTGGGCCGGGACGACCTGCGCCACCTTGGTGGCTGGCGGCCGGTTCACCGCGCCGTTGACCGTTGCCTCCTGCAGGCCGTTCAAGCGGCCGGCGGGCTTATCTACCGCTCGCATGGCCAGAATTACCTGATGCACCGGCACTCCGGTACGGATTCGCATGGCGGCCACACGTGGAATCCGGAAGACAGCGTATTCCTGCAAAGTATTGCCGAACAGTGGGACGGATTCAGGCCGCCGCCACAGCTCGGCGTGGGGAAGGCGGCCAAAGGTGCCCGAGCCCAAGCCTTCCGCAGCCATTTTTC
- a CDS encoding glycosyltransferase family 4 protein encodes MQDETIVEPVPGQPAGRGLQITLITHSYWPEQSPPQRRWTAMIKEFSHAGWGVDVITPVAHYPFGRRALPRWMAGRPFHLRNGQFTEKILHVPYLRHGNSRVARLLDQCYSAALSVPAGMMVRKPDVVIVTAPGLPSLMAGYVLAKLRRVPLIVEMRDAWPDLARDARLVQGSVKSIAEHVVDFVQHRANLVVTVTEGFAATLRSRGVRNVATVSNGVALDAIPVLDAPEPERDHFEALYLGNHGESQRLDVAIRASALVGDSMHLHLVGHGTQRPALEKLARQLKAPVTFHAPLTGDAMMERYASADTCLVSLRDDWKSFETTVPSKTYEVLAIGRHVTAIVRGEAARIVEDAEAGDIVASDPEALAALWRDLAADRGRLIRNGDSRQWVKTHAEFSQLAGDYMELITGLLTESRS; translated from the coding sequence ATGCAGGATGAAACAATCGTTGAGCCCGTACCCGGTCAGCCGGCCGGTCGCGGGCTGCAAATAACACTCATTACGCACTCCTACTGGCCTGAGCAAAGCCCTCCCCAGCGGCGCTGGACCGCCATGATCAAGGAATTCTCGCACGCAGGATGGGGCGTCGACGTGATTACGCCCGTCGCGCACTATCCGTTCGGACGCCGGGCACTTCCGCGCTGGATGGCCGGCAGGCCATTCCACTTGCGGAACGGCCAGTTCACCGAAAAGATCCTCCACGTCCCGTATCTGCGGCACGGCAATTCCCGTGTCGCACGCCTGCTGGATCAGTGCTATTCAGCAGCGCTCTCAGTGCCAGCCGGAATGATGGTCCGCAAGCCCGACGTCGTCATCGTCACCGCGCCCGGGCTGCCATCCCTCATGGCCGGGTATGTATTAGCGAAACTCCGCCGCGTACCGCTCATTGTGGAAATGCGCGATGCCTGGCCCGATCTGGCCCGGGACGCACGCCTAGTCCAGGGTAGCGTCAAGAGCATCGCGGAACACGTCGTGGACTTCGTACAGCACCGGGCCAACCTCGTTGTCACCGTGACGGAGGGTTTTGCTGCGACCCTGCGCTCCCGCGGCGTCCGCAACGTCGCCACGGTCAGCAACGGTGTGGCCTTGGACGCCATCCCGGTGCTTGATGCGCCCGAACCGGAGCGGGACCATTTCGAAGCCCTGTACCTGGGAAACCACGGGGAGAGCCAGCGGCTGGACGTCGCCATCCGTGCCAGCGCCCTGGTGGGGGACTCCATGCACCTGCACCTGGTGGGCCACGGCACCCAGCGGCCCGCACTGGAGAAACTGGCGCGCCAGCTCAAGGCGCCCGTGACCTTCCACGCGCCGCTGACCGGCGACGCGATGATGGAGCGCTACGCTTCGGCCGATACTTGCCTGGTGTCGCTGCGCGATGACTGGAAGTCCTTTGAAACCACCGTTCCGTCAAAAACCTACGAGGTCCTGGCGATCGGGCGGCACGTGACAGCGATCGTGCGCGGCGAAGCGGCGCGGATTGTGGAAGATGCCGAAGCCGGCGACATCGTGGCCAGCGACCCGGAGGCCCTGGCGGCCCTGTGGCGGGACCTCGCCGCGGACCGGGGCCGTCTCATCCGGAACGGCGACAGTCGCCAGTGGGTCAAGACCCACGCCGAATTTTCGCAGCTCGCAGGTGATTACATGGAGCTCATTACCGGTCTCCTGACGGAATCGCGTTCGTAG
- a CDS encoding glycosyltransferase, producing MVQLLKNARLAAGVVSHHLIDDPVVLFLQLSRRLPAAVLPLAKRFCRWAPKDSISAAVLFAALAAGDEADVERRLNLAADARIGVEQARRLADIALAAHLPSLADRFLARAGGARRFRPARARRLWYAGAVSEAVAVLTGPHAGQNAGEARQRARLAAEVAILTDASPVLAPRAYAPVPGRILHLLTNSLPHTASGYAQRTHSTLLAQQEAGWEVLAVTRLGYPVQVGKIFAQAADTVDGVRYHRLLPASLAPTIDARLQQQTEELLAVALKFRPSVLQTTTHYVNGLVIRAVAEALGVPWVYEVRGQLADTWAASRGPEARDSERYRSFNLREAEVMGTADLVLTLGDAMKTNIVAAGIPEHKVIIAPNAVGGDFLEAPRDTAQARRELGLDEGGQMIGTVSSLVPYEGIEDLITAFGLLAPDFPKLRLLIVGDGSAKPSLQTLAQRSGYPERISFPGRVPRSLAVRYHQALDVFVVPRKDLEVTRSVTPLKPVEAMACSRPVVASDLPALAEIVKDGVTGLLAQPGDPASFAAALRTILTAPGSAAAMGAAGRERVLRERTWAANAAALAEELKKLGVSI from the coding sequence ATGGTGCAGCTTTTGAAAAACGCCCGGCTGGCTGCGGGCGTCGTTAGTCATCACCTGATCGACGATCCGGTGGTCCTGTTCCTGCAACTTTCCCGCAGGCTGCCCGCAGCGGTGCTCCCACTCGCCAAACGGTTCTGCCGCTGGGCACCGAAGGATTCCATCTCCGCCGCCGTACTCTTCGCCGCCCTCGCCGCCGGGGACGAGGCCGACGTCGAACGCCGGCTGAATCTCGCGGCAGACGCCCGCATTGGCGTCGAACAGGCACGCCGCCTGGCGGACATCGCCCTCGCAGCCCACCTGCCCTCGCTCGCTGACCGCTTCCTGGCCCGGGCCGGGGGTGCGCGGCGCTTCAGGCCGGCGCGCGCGCGCCGCCTCTGGTACGCCGGCGCCGTCAGTGAGGCCGTGGCGGTCCTGACAGGGCCGCACGCAGGACAAAACGCAGGGGAGGCCCGGCAGCGGGCGCGGCTCGCTGCCGAAGTAGCAATCCTCACGGACGCGTCACCGGTGCTGGCTCCCCGCGCCTACGCTCCCGTCCCGGGCCGGATCCTGCACCTGCTGACGAACTCTCTGCCGCACACGGCCAGCGGCTACGCCCAGCGAACGCACTCCACCCTGCTGGCGCAACAGGAGGCAGGCTGGGAGGTGCTCGCCGTCACCCGGCTGGGCTACCCGGTCCAGGTCGGCAAAATCTTCGCCCAGGCAGCGGACACGGTCGACGGAGTGAGGTACCACCGCCTGCTGCCGGCCAGCCTTGCACCGACCATCGATGCCCGGTTGCAGCAGCAGACCGAAGAACTACTGGCCGTCGCCCTCAAGTTCCGGCCCAGTGTGCTGCAGACCACAACCCACTACGTCAACGGCCTGGTGATCCGGGCCGTGGCCGAGGCACTTGGCGTTCCGTGGGTCTACGAGGTCCGCGGGCAGTTGGCCGACACCTGGGCGGCCTCGCGAGGGCCCGAGGCCCGGGACAGCGAACGGTACCGGAGCTTCAACCTGCGTGAAGCCGAAGTCATGGGCACGGCGGATCTTGTCCTGACCTTGGGGGATGCCATGAAAACCAACATCGTAGCAGCCGGCATTCCGGAACATAAGGTCATTATCGCCCCCAACGCCGTGGGTGGGGATTTCCTCGAGGCACCCCGTGACACGGCCCAAGCCCGGCGTGAGCTTGGCCTCGACGAGGGCGGCCAGATGATCGGTACCGTCAGCAGCTTGGTACCCTATGAAGGGATCGAAGACCTGATTACAGCGTTTGGGCTGCTGGCACCTGACTTCCCCAAACTCCGTCTGCTGATAGTTGGTGACGGATCAGCCAAGCCGTCACTACAGACTTTGGCGCAGCGCAGCGGCTATCCGGAACGCATCAGCTTTCCCGGCCGCGTGCCGCGCAGCCTGGCAGTCCGGTACCATCAAGCGCTCGATGTATTTGTTGTGCCGCGTAAGGATTTGGAGGTGACGCGCTCGGTGACACCGCTGAAACCGGTAGAGGCCATGGCGTGTTCCCGCCCGGTCGTAGCCAGCGACCTGCCGGCCCTGGCCGAGATTGTGAAGGACGGCGTGACGGGACTCCTTGCTCAGCCCGGCGATCCGGCGTCGTTCGCGGCAGCGCTCAGGACAATACTGACCGCTCCCGGGTCGGCAGCGGCCATGGGGGCCGCTGGCCGGGAACGCGTACTGCGGGAGCGGACGTGGGCCGCCAATGCAGCCGCGCTGGCCGAGGAACTAAAGAAGCTGGGAGTATCCATCTAG
- a CDS encoding ABC transporter permease, with the protein MSVEEQTKAPAVSVPVDLVHLTRIGQRPGLADYLVQLWDRRSFILFDAQARVQGGNEKNFLGSAWLVLTPILTGLSFYLVFGLLLNTSKGIENFLGYLVIGVFTFQMTTRSILDGAKSLTGNTSMIRAFQFPRAALPIAINVREFLANIPVVLVMLLLIIFIAPAEEISWRWLLILPALGLQFLFNLGIGMLLARPLLKIPDVGMLLSFFMRLWMYTSAVFFAETKFDSVPIIKHIMDVNPLFLIIKIIRDSVLYAATPSWRSWAIVSLWALGSLIVGLIVFWRGEESYGRA; encoded by the coding sequence ATGAGCGTCGAAGAACAAACCAAGGCGCCCGCCGTATCCGTGCCGGTGGACCTTGTCCACCTGACCCGGATTGGGCAACGGCCTGGCCTCGCCGATTACCTGGTCCAGCTCTGGGACCGCCGAAGCTTTATCCTTTTTGATGCGCAGGCAAGAGTCCAGGGCGGCAACGAAAAAAACTTTCTGGGCAGCGCCTGGCTGGTGCTGACCCCCATCCTCACCGGGTTGAGTTTCTATCTCGTCTTCGGCCTGCTGCTTAACACCAGCAAGGGCATCGAGAACTTCCTCGGTTACCTGGTGATCGGCGTCTTCACCTTTCAGATGACCACCAGGTCCATTCTCGACGGGGCCAAATCACTCACTGGCAACACCTCCATGATCCGGGCCTTTCAGTTCCCGCGGGCAGCGCTGCCGATCGCGATTAATGTCCGCGAGTTCCTGGCAAATATCCCTGTGGTCCTCGTGATGCTCCTTCTGATTATTTTTATTGCTCCGGCAGAGGAGATCAGTTGGCGGTGGCTGCTGATCCTGCCTGCGCTTGGTCTGCAGTTTTTGTTTAACCTGGGGATCGGTATGTTGCTGGCCCGTCCGCTGCTGAAGATTCCCGACGTCGGTATGCTGCTGTCCTTTTTCATGCGTCTCTGGATGTATACCTCGGCGGTGTTCTTCGCCGAAACCAAGTTCGACAGCGTCCCCATCATCAAACACATCATGGACGTGAACCCCTTGTTCCTGATTATCAAAATCATCCGCGACTCGGTCCTGTACGCGGCCACGCCGTCGTGGCGGTCCTGGGCGATTGTTTCCTTGTGGGCACTGGGCTCGCTGATCGTTGGCCTGATTGTGTTCTGGCGCGGGGAGGAATCCTATGGACGCGCCTGA
- the wecC gene encoding UDP-N-acetyl-D-mannosamine dehydrogenase → MDETVFDVAVIGLGYIGLPTAASFAAKGKRVAGVDVKQATVDAVNRGEVPFVEPDMGVVVSGAVSLGNLVAMTTVPAADAFIIAVPTPLAEGNGADLSYLLSAARAVAPVLRGGELVILESTSPPGTTQRLGAYLMELRPDLSLEAVPGRNQVHVVHSPERVLPGRIMIEMVTNDRVIGGLTEEGALLAKRLYEVICQGEILLTDATTAEMTKLVENTFRDVNIAFANELSMICDKLGIDVWKLIELANHHPRVNVLRPGPGVGGHCIAVDPWFIVDAVPELATLTRTAREVNDAKPHHVVAQTVAALEARPGASIAVLGLAFKANIDDVRESPSVTVVEELLRQIPDARLLLVDPNVEEVPAPLAALGISRLHPLDEALAGSDLVLLLVDHDEFLSPDPRALAGKTIIDTRGIWTQPKQEESARGLATVGATASA, encoded by the coding sequence ATGGACGAGACGGTTTTTGACGTAGCGGTCATTGGACTCGGCTACATTGGCCTGCCGACGGCGGCCAGCTTCGCTGCCAAGGGCAAACGGGTTGCCGGCGTTGACGTCAAGCAGGCGACGGTCGACGCCGTCAACCGGGGCGAAGTGCCGTTCGTGGAGCCGGACATGGGTGTGGTGGTCTCCGGCGCCGTGAGCCTCGGAAACCTGGTCGCCATGACGACGGTCCCGGCCGCGGATGCCTTCATTATTGCCGTTCCCACTCCCCTCGCCGAGGGCAACGGTGCCGATCTCTCCTACCTGCTCAGCGCCGCCCGTGCCGTGGCTCCCGTGCTCCGCGGCGGGGAACTTGTGATCCTGGAATCGACCTCCCCGCCCGGCACCACCCAGCGACTGGGCGCCTACCTTATGGAGCTCCGGCCGGACCTGTCCCTCGAGGCCGTGCCGGGACGGAACCAGGTGCACGTGGTGCACTCACCCGAGCGCGTCCTGCCGGGCCGCATCATGATTGAAATGGTCACGAATGACCGTGTGATCGGTGGCCTGACCGAAGAGGGGGCGCTGTTGGCAAAGCGGCTCTACGAAGTCATCTGCCAGGGTGAAATCCTTCTCACGGACGCCACGACGGCCGAAATGACCAAACTGGTCGAAAACACCTTCCGTGACGTCAACATCGCCTTTGCCAACGAACTGTCCATGATTTGCGACAAACTCGGCATCGATGTGTGGAAGCTGATCGAACTGGCGAACCACCACCCGCGCGTGAACGTCCTGCGGCCCGGCCCCGGCGTCGGTGGACACTGCATCGCCGTCGACCCATGGTTCATTGTTGACGCCGTGCCGGAGCTTGCCACCCTGACCCGTACGGCCCGCGAAGTAAATGACGCCAAACCCCACCACGTGGTCGCGCAGACAGTCGCGGCCCTGGAAGCGCGCCCGGGTGCGAGCATCGCAGTATTGGGCCTTGCTTTCAAGGCCAACATCGACGACGTCCGCGAGTCACCTTCGGTCACTGTCGTGGAAGAACTCCTCCGCCAGATTCCCGACGCCCGGCTCCTGCTCGTGGACCCGAACGTGGAGGAAGTTCCCGCGCCGCTGGCCGCACTCGGCATTTCACGGCTTCACCCGCTGGACGAGGCACTGGCCGGGTCCGATCTGGTGCTGCTGCTCGTTGACCATGACGAATTCCTCAGCCCGGACCCGCGGGCATTGGCCGGGAAGACGATCATCGACACGCGCGGCATCTGGACGCAGCCCAAGCAGGAGGAATCCGCCAGGGGGCTGGCCACAGTAGGGGCGACCGCCAGTGCTTAG
- a CDS encoding glycosyltransferase: MTIQDRIAYWRRALWHIRNGGMAQAKGYLHRSGTERDEASLAGVRGAEGAWRGFGRGRHLVFREASTPGPAATAPQLRVGIIMDDFSALAFSCEWSVVALRPDSWEQQLRDEKLSFVAIESAWAGNNGLWRGKITGPAGPSAVFRDLIQACRTAGLPTVFWNKEDPPHYDDFLPAAKLCDHVFTTDENMLPRYRTDLGHNRVSVLPFAAQPKIHNPVRPRHGWHAREIAFAGMYFAHKYEDRRRQMDYLLGAAADVSEGKRSGFEIFSRQLGKEPQYQFPGILARHVVGSLSYKQMLTAYKAYKVFLNVNSVTDSPSMCARRIFEITAAGTCVVSSPSTAITTFFPGNEIPTAETKEQAASLLKALLANQDYASRLVHKAQRSIWTEHTYRHRAASMVAVARPDLILPAELPRVSVLVSSFRPQQVDHVIAGVAAQEGVDVQLVYLAHGFDLDGAGFRRKCLAAGLADVVVLQEPQETTLGDCLNALVAQADGTYSTKWDDDDLYSRHYLADQAHSMMYSEADVVGKRAHYMHLAGPGATILRNPQLEHRFVEAVSGPTIFAATETFRRFPFQQLQRGEDSRFLSDVIAAGARIYSSDRFNYCQMRGENVAGHTWSISHEELLASSKIQFFGSPEDHIAV, translated from the coding sequence ATGACAATTCAGGACAGGATCGCGTACTGGCGCCGTGCCTTGTGGCATATCCGGAACGGCGGGATGGCACAGGCGAAGGGCTATCTGCACCGCAGCGGCACCGAACGGGACGAGGCCAGCCTTGCCGGAGTCCGCGGCGCCGAAGGGGCCTGGCGCGGCTTTGGCCGGGGACGTCACCTCGTCTTCCGCGAGGCTTCCACTCCCGGCCCGGCGGCCACAGCCCCGCAGCTGCGGGTTGGCATCATCATGGACGATTTCTCGGCCCTGGCGTTCTCCTGCGAATGGTCCGTAGTAGCGCTCCGGCCCGACAGCTGGGAACAGCAACTCCGCGACGAGAAGCTGTCTTTTGTTGCCATCGAATCTGCCTGGGCCGGCAACAACGGCCTCTGGCGGGGAAAAATCACCGGCCCAGCCGGACCGTCTGCCGTCTTCCGCGACCTGATCCAGGCCTGCCGTACCGCGGGCCTCCCCACGGTCTTCTGGAACAAAGAAGATCCGCCCCACTACGACGACTTCCTCCCGGCCGCCAAACTGTGCGACCACGTCTTCACCACGGACGAGAACATGCTGCCGCGCTACCGGACGGACCTGGGCCACAACCGCGTCTCCGTCCTGCCGTTCGCGGCGCAACCGAAAATCCACAACCCCGTCCGGCCCCGGCACGGCTGGCATGCCCGGGAAATCGCCTTTGCCGGAATGTACTTCGCGCACAAGTATGAAGACCGGCGCCGGCAGATGGACTACCTCCTGGGCGCGGCGGCTGACGTCTCAGAGGGCAAACGCTCAGGGTTTGAAATTTTCTCCCGCCAACTCGGCAAGGAACCCCAGTACCAGTTCCCGGGAATCCTCGCACGGCACGTCGTCGGCTCGCTGTCCTACAAGCAGATGCTGACGGCTTACAAGGCCTACAAGGTTTTCCTCAACGTCAACTCCGTCACGGATTCACCGTCCATGTGCGCGCGCAGGATTTTCGAGATCACGGCCGCCGGCACCTGTGTAGTCTCCTCGCCGAGCACGGCCATCACCACCTTCTTCCCCGGCAACGAAATTCCCACGGCAGAAACGAAAGAGCAGGCAGCGTCCCTGTTGAAAGCTCTGCTGGCGAATCAGGATTACGCGTCCCGGCTGGTCCACAAGGCACAGCGAAGCATCTGGACAGAGCACACCTACCGCCACCGTGCAGCGTCCATGGTCGCCGTTGCCCGCCCGGACCTGATCCTGCCCGCGGAGCTGCCGCGCGTCTCTGTCCTCGTCTCCAGCTTCCGGCCGCAGCAGGTGGATCACGTCATCGCCGGTGTGGCCGCCCAGGAAGGCGTGGATGTCCAGTTGGTCTATTTGGCGCACGGCTTCGACTTGGACGGGGCCGGTTTCCGCCGGAAATGCCTCGCCGCCGGGCTTGCCGACGTCGTGGTTCTGCAGGAACCGCAGGAAACGACGCTGGGGGACTGCCTCAACGCCCTGGTAGCGCAGGCGGACGGAACATACTCCACGAAGTGGGACGACGACGACCTCTACAGCCGTCACTATTTGGCCGATCAGGCCCACTCCATGATGTACTCGGAGGCGGACGTGGTCGGAAAACGCGCCCACTACATGCATCTGGCGGGCCCGGGAGCCACCATCCTGAGGAACCCGCAACTGGAACACCGCTTTGTGGAAGCAGTCTCCGGCCCGACGATTTTTGCCGCCACCGAAACCTTCCGCCGTTTTCCGTTCCAGCAGCTGCAGCGCGGCGAGGACTCGCGCTTCCTCAGCGACGTGATAGCGGCGGGGGCGCGGATCTACTCGTCCGACAGGTTCAACTACTGCCAGATGCGCGGCGAAAACGTCGCCGGGCACACCTGGTCGATCAGTCATGAAGAGCTGCTTGCTTCTTCCAAAATTCAGTTCTTCGGGTCACCCGAAGACCACATTGCAGTTTAA